From the genome of Triticum aestivum cultivar Chinese Spring chromosome 1A, IWGSC CS RefSeq v2.1, whole genome shotgun sequence:
ATCCAAGATATCCACTACTGGATTTGATCTTGTCTTCATCTGCAGTGTAGCAAGCCTTCACAGCACAATCATAGTTGATAGATTAATGGACATGAAAAATCTAGCTCTTCTGCTAGTCACATATCTGGCGGCATGAATGAACCACTCAGAGGACCTTCGAGTTCAAGTGCTTTCTCTTTTCCTTTCTCACTcctcgaagatgatcctgcattggccattatgtgtgtgtgtgtggtagtgAAAGACTTGCTTGGTCGTAGTGAAGAAACCCCACACCCGATGCTATTTATAGAGGATAGTTGGACACAAGCAGTGGAATTAAAGTAAATTGAATACAATAGCTACATTCACAAAGTGATATATTGCTTTATGCTTTATTATCATGGAAATATAGAAGAGTGCTCTAGATACATCGTGAAGGACCATAGATTGTGCTAAAGGTGCACCAGGGGTACATGACGACAAAGCTACGACTCCCCACCAAGTGCTCTAATATGAGATTTCAAATTTTTTATCTTAAAATCACTGGTCGGTAATGAGGACGCATGCTTCAACTGTAAACGGATCGTTTCACCGCTTCTATAATCCACATTGCATGTTACTCTATCACTATTTTTAAGCAACATTAGTACTAAGTAAGTGCATGAACTAGCTCCCTTCTTGGCACTGCATGCCATTTGTGTCCTACCGAGTGGAGTAGTGGTGGTGGGCAAGATCGATTGGCATTGCGTCTTCAGTTGAAGCTGTCTTGCTCAAAAGAAGGGGAGCCCCAGGAATAGTGTGTGACCAGTGAGTACAGAGAGCAGGATTGCTATTTTGGGAAGAATATTAAAGGTGTGAGCTTCGCTGGTGGTGTGTGAGGAGTTTTCCTTTTGATGGCACCATGGAACAACTTGTGGGCTGGCAGGGCCGCCATTGCCGGCAGCAATGCCTACCGCGACATGCCGGTCATTGTCAAGATGGAGAACCCCAACTGGTCTATTTCAGAGATTAACGGTGGCAGTGACAACGGCGAGGACTTCTTGGCCCGAGTAGGCGGGCAAAGGCGAAGAGTGAAGAACACGAAGCAGATCACATGGGTGTTTCGTCTCAAGGCCCACCGTGCCGCTGGTTGCCTAGCGTGGCTCACATCCGCCGTGGTTGCGCTGGGCGACGCTGCACGCCGCCGTGTTGTGGCCGGCCGGACGGACTCTGACGCCACTGATGGGGAATGTGAGGATGTGGCGGAACGGGCTCCCACTTCGAGGCGGTCTCGGTTCTACACGCTTATCAAGGCTTGCCTCATGATGTCCATATTTCTCCTTGTTGTCGAGCTCGCCGCCTACTCCAACGGCAAGGGGAACCTCGTTGTCTTCATCAATTCTTTCAATGCGTCGTGGATACGCTTTCGTGCCGCCTACGTTGCCCCACCGCTCCAGCTCCTCGCCGATGCATGTGTGGTGCTCTTCCTAGTCCAGAGTGTCGACCGCCTCTTCCAGAGCCTCGGTTGCTTCTACATTCTCATCAAACGCATCAAGCCTAAGCCTCTCTCTCCAGCACTGTCTGATGCAGAGGACCCCAATGTCGGCTATTACCCCATGGTGCTCGTACAAATACCAATGTGCAATGAGAAAGAGGTTTGCACCACTGCCACCACCTACAATTGCCCCCACAGTTTCAATAGATTCAAAAAAAATTATCATGATGGCTATCTCTTGTTTTATTTAGGTGTATCAGCAGTCGATTGCAGCAGTCTGCAATTTAGATTGGCCGAGGTCCAACTTTCTTGTGCAGGTGCTGGACGACTCCGATGACGTGGCAACGCAGGCATTGATCAAAGATGAGGTGGAGAAGTGGAGGCACAGTGGTGCACACATTGTGTACCGACATCGTGTCCTTAGGGAGGGCTACAAGGCAGGTAACCTCAAGTCGGCGATGAGTTGCAGTTATGTGAAGGACTACGAGTATGTCGCCATCTTTGATGCCGACTTCCAGCCATACCCCGATTTCTTGAAGCGCACTGTGCCGCATTTTAAGGTGGAATTCAACTATTGAATTATGTGAACGTATAGATTTTAGTGATTCTAGATTATGAACTCTTTCATTGGGTGGGTGCAGGACAACGAGGATCTGGGTCTTGTCCAAGCCAGATGGTCATTTGTGAACAAAGATGAGAACCTATTGACACGGTTGCAGAACATTAACCTATGCTTCCACTTTGAGGTGGAGCAACAGGTGAATGGTGTGTTCATCAACTTCTTTGGGTTCAATGGCACAGCTGGGGTGTGGAGGATCAAGGCTGTGGAGGACTCAGGAGGGTGGATGGAACGAACAACGGTGGAAGACATGGACATTGCTGTTCGTGCACACCTAAAGGGCTGGAAGTTTGTCTTTCTGAATGATGTTGAGGTGCATCTTGTGCCTAATTACTCATGGATTGCATTATTACATCATTACTATGGTAGATTAAATATCTTATGATACATCTTATGCTAATTTGTGTATCATCTCTGGGCAGTGCCAATGCGAATTACCAGAGTCATACGAGGCTTACCGCAAGCAACAACACCGGTGGCATTCGGGGCCGATGCAATTGTTTAGGCTATGCTTGCCAGATATCATTAGATGCAAGGTATTGCAAGTGCTCTTTTCCTGCTCTAAAATCCAGTTCATAATTTTTGAGATAGTTGTACACTGTGATTAGAAATGCTACCAACATCGTAATATGTTTTATTGCTTGTGACATTTGTAGATTCTTCTTTTCCTAGACTTTTGTTTACATACTTATGATATCAGGTGCATTTGTGTGTTGCTTAAGGTTCTTTTCTTGAATACATACCTAGAATTCATGTCATTGTATATGCTGCTCACTCAAGGTTTTTTTTTTCAATTATGTCGGCTATCCGTTAACTTTCATAACATTATTATTTGTCAAAGATAGCAATGTACTGCTCTAATGGTAGCTAATTTTGTTATGGCAGATTGTCTTCTGGAAGAAGGCCAAcctaatattccttttcttcttgcTACGCAAGCTCATCTTGCCTTTTTATTCCTTCACACTCTTCTGCATTATCCTCCCAATGACAATGTTTGTGCCTGAAGCTGAGCTTCCCAATTGGGTCGTCTGTTACATCCCAGTGTTAATGTCATTCCTAAACATTGTCCCTACACCGAAATCGTTCCCGTTTATCATCCCATACCTGCTCTTCGAGAACACCATGTCTGTTACCAAGTTCAATGCCATGATCTCTGGACTGTTCCAGCTAGGAAGTACATATGAGTGGGTCGTCACCAAGAAGTCTGGTCGATCATTGGAGGGTGATCTCATTTCCTTGGCGCCCAAGGGGTTGGAGCAACTAAAATATCGCTCAGTGCCAGCCATCAACCTAGCAATCAAGGAGCAATCGAAGGCCAAAAAGGAATCCAAGAAGTACAACCGAATATATAAGAAGGAGCTTGCCATGTCACTACTCCTCCTGTCCGCCGCCGCTCGCAGCTTACTATCAAAGCAAGGGATTCACTTCTATTTCCTGTTGTTCCAAGGCATCTCCTTTTTGCTTGTGGGACTCGATCTCATAGGTCAGGACATCAAATAAATCAACCATAGCATGGACATAGAAAGTAATTTGTCACTAAACTTGCAATATGTGGGGTCATGGATGTTGTTGTACCTTCCATCGACAGAGGGGTGTAGGAGCTAGGACCCCGAAGCGAACATGCGGCATGGTAGTCAAAGGATTTTTACAACAGTGTATGTATGTCATGTGTAGATATATATTAGATCAGTCATCTTGTTGATTTGTGAATCTGCCTAACTGGTTCTGGTCAATCACATTCTTTTGTAACATGTTGTTCTAGATGATGTTCAGGTTAGAATTATATCATAGTTCTAAATCCCCCACAGAAATGATTTCCCGACCTTGTTTCAGTTGTATTGATCGATGCATCTGTTAGTACCTATCCTGTTTGACTCGTCAAAAGCTTGCTACATTTCTACATCACCTCAAATTTCCACTCTAAAAGGTAGTTGCATGACTAGAACTGACGAGTAATTCCGTTTCATACAATTTGAAGTTTTGACCAGtttcaaaaaaggaaaaataagCAAGGGGAAATATACTAATATTGAGAAACAGTATAACGCATCTACCACCGAGCCTCCACAGTGTTTTCAGCCTGTCAGCCGTCGGATCACTTGAACGTACTATGTAGATCACCTCAGTCATCCCCAGGTTGTCATGGCGCTCCACGCACCGTCTCGCGGGCTGCTGCTCTGCAGACCGAGCTCCCGCCCCTCTCCGTATTCGGGCCATCAAAGGCCCAGGTCCAACTTCCCATTCGCACGGGGCAGGTGGTGGTCCAGTGTGTCCACAGCGCTATCCCGTTCCCTCGACCTCTTCGCTTACTGTTCCTCGGTCCATGATGCGCCACCATTCCTTCATCCGTGATGCGCCGCCGTGGCCATCCGTCCCGTTGGCGACTCTCTACTACAGGTCTATCTCCGCGTCGGTACCCTCTACTCTCTGTGTATTCTTCCTCCGTAGGCCCCTTTTTACTGTTTTTAATTTCCTATCTTGCAACGTTCCTCCATGGCAGCTGCGGCGGATAGCTGCGCCGGCGACGTCCATGGCCGGCTATACTCCTCCTACATCCTTCTCCATACTCTCACAGATGTACCACACGTCACTTCCAAATTGAAACTGAAGCAAAAAACTGCCGCGTAAGAAGGATCTCGAAAAGCTCCTTTCAGCGGCGGCTGCGCATGGATGAGATGTCGCGCAAGTTTGGACCTGAGGAAGGTCCTTTCAGCTAGCGGTGACGGGGCATGGATTGGAGGAGGCAGATACCGACACCTTCTGCTCGACTTCCACTTCCACCGTTCCACCTCCTTCTCATGGACCTCCTATCTTCTTTACTTATCCAAACCCATACATGCATGTGGTTGATGCTGGTGAGTCCCTTTTCAGCTGCCCCTCCCACCTCCTTCCCATCACTTGTTTTTGGCATGATCATGTACTAATTTCTTCTAGATTTCCGTTCCCGAGAAGAGGACTACAAGAGAATACATCCAAAGGCACTAAGGTTGATTTCTGTATTGACAtatctttttttttgaaatggaggcaaaagctttgcctcatctcattaataaagaagaagagaattgcccggttaattaacGGAAATCCGGACGAAAACCGTTACAACACGTCCACATAAGACACACATGGCGATCTGGCAACCAACACAAGAACGCACACACGTCGCCAAAGGAGAGAACACCCTCAAGGTTGCAACCTGGTGCCATCGTCATCACACCTCCACAAGGGCGACTCCGACTCCACCATCGACGACCACCGAAGTAGCCCTCGCCACAAGCAAACGCCGAGGCCTGCACCGGCCGATGCCAAACAGTCAACCGCACACGCCGACTACCAGGCAGCTCCAACTCTGTCGACGAGCATTGCAGGAAATAAGCGCTGAGCCTGCGCCGAGCCAGCGCCAGAACCGACCACCCGCCTCGCGTCATCGTTGCCGCAAGGGCCCCTCCTCAGCAGCTCCGACTCCAAGAAGACAAAGTGAAGCACGGCAACCCCTCGAACACGCCGGATGAGACCGACTACCAAAACTCAGCTGCAAACCAACTCCGCCCATAGCCGCCATCGTTGCCACACAAGAATCCGCGTCACCCACCCACATCGCCAGCCGGGCACCTACCGACCGCGATGTCGTGCATGTCCAGTTCCAGGAAAGCGCGAAGGGGATCGATGACCTTCAAGGTGACTCCCCCAAGGGGGTCGCGACGTTGGAGAACGACGCCGTCGCCCGACTCACACCGGAGTCTTAGGCTTTCGCCCGATGGCCAAGGTGCGAAGGTGCTAGGAAAGGAGAGGCTCCAGGATGACCCCCCAAGGAGGAAGAACGACGTCCCCGGACGCCGCGTCGTCTAGGCTTTCGCTCGGAGCCCCCTCACCAAGCACCCCCATGCAACCGGCGATGCAGCACCACCGGACTGCAAGCCTGCTGTCCCACACACCTCCTACGCGACGACGGCACCACCATCACGCAGGAGCCGCCATCCTCACCGCCAGCAACCGCCGGCGAGCCAGAGCCGGCCAAACCAGCCAGATCTGGCGCCCACCACCGCACTGCCACGGAGACCACCAAGCTTCACTTGAGCAGGGAGGTGGGCTGCCACCACACCCCCACACGCCAGAGAAACGCCTAGACGAAGCCTTCGGAGTCCGCCGACGCCACCAGAGGCGCTGCGAAGAAGCCACCGTGGTCGCCCACCGCACAGCCGAGGGGGGTTGAGCCTCCCCCCACCACCCACCATGCCGCCACCCACACCGGGCCAGCAAGGCCGGCCAGAACCGGGGCACCAAGCCAGGGAGGGGGGGCCGTCACCCCGCCCCATCCCACCGAGCAGGACAGACGGCCAACCCGCCTGTCCAGCCACAGTCGCCGCACCGCCAGATGGGCCGCCACCGAGCAGCTGAGCCACCCGCCTGCACGTCCATTCGCCGGATCCGGGCAGCCAGGAGCCACCGGAGCGCCGCCAGGGGCTGGATCTACGCCGGGGCCGCCAAAGCAGCCGCGGACCTGCAGCACCGgagcccccaccaccacctgcgctGGGAGAGCggatcccaccgccgccggccgccagGGGGCTTTGCCCACAGACGTGCGCCGACGACGGCGAGGGGGATGGAGGGGATGGGGGAGCGGAGGTGCCGGCGCTGGGGGTTCCGCCCGTGCCGCCCCTAGGAGCGACGCGGGGGCTTTCGGATATTTCCTATACGTTCCTGACATATCTTCTTTGATTATTACTGCATCTTCTCAATAGTTATTTTTGCAATTTATGATGTGGAGGTTCACCCCACATATATGAAAACAATAACAATAATACTTACCATTGATTGGTCTGCTAATGGCTATCAACTTTTGCATATCTATTATCTTTGATCCTTGAAAGGAAGAGATGAAAAATATATGTTGGGACACCTTATGTGTATACTGAATAAGCAATTTGATTGTTGTGCTTTACCGTGTTTCTTGGTGTGCCCTTATGCTTGACAGAGGTCTTTTGAGGTATAGGAGATCTGGAGTTCTGGACATCATGAAGAACACGGGCTTCAATGCACGCTGGTTTTTCAATCAGAGTATGGGGCCTAatcactctctctctatctctcttatatGATGCCGACATCTTCTGGTATAGACGGCCTTTATTTGGACCTATACTAATTTTGTTgtcaattttatttatttttatgctTTAGTTTCACTAAGCCTGTACTAAACAATGATGAGCATGCTCTGCTGATCACCTGGTACAACCAGCTATCACACACACCATTGAATGCATACGTCTTCACTATATAAACTATTGTTCATATTTTACTACAAGTGTCATCATGCATCTTTTGGAATTATCTATATCATTATTTCAAAATGAAAATGGTCAGAAGTCATGCCTTACTACCATATATTGGCAAAAATTCCTATCATTCTAGCACACAAATGAACGGGCACGGCAACACGTGCCATTATGGTCTAGTTAAGATGATACCATATACACCCGACCTGTGGGACAACATAATATTACGACCTCATCGAGACATCGAGGATGCACACAACTAAAAAGGGCCGACAAAACCAAGGACTTGCAGGATAAAAGCAGTAATGCCATTCATCGTCCTTGACAACAGGAATTGAGGGTAGTGGGGACTTGAGACCAAACCGGGCCACGACCCGTCCTTGTGTTTATATTTTTCTTAGAATTGGTCCGAATTTGGCTCCAAAGCCACATATGGGCCGTTGTGCAAGCTGTCGGCCCATACTCGGCCCGCTCTATGATTTCCATCACGTTGTGCCACCGCTTGAGTGCCGCTATTATTTCTCACAAAAAAAAGAGTGCCACTATTGAGGGATTCAGCTCTTAGGACAAAAGATAAGTCTTTGGATTAGGGGCAGACAATTAAATAAGTAGAAGATCGTAAGTACAAGCTACCTAAAAGGATTCCTGACCAGATATAGTGGCTTTAACATAATGACTGCTATATAGAGTACTAGTTTACCATATACTCCTTCTGTCCTTAAAAGAGTGTACTTTCAACTCTGTTAGAGAGTCAAACTATTTGAAACTTTGACCGAGTTTGTGTAAAAACATATCAatgtttgtgaaaccaaataggtatatgatgaaaatatattatATCATGAATCGAATGCTACTAATTTTATGGCATAAATATTggtgtattattgtataaatacagTCAAACATAaaaaaagtttgacttttcaagaaagttggaagtacactctttgaaggacggagggagtatggtagAACATGGCAGTAGTTACAAGACACCATTACCACGCAACTTTAAAAAATTCATCATGCCCCTAAAACGACTCTGCAAAATATGCATGCTTCAGACCTTCAGTATTTCTACACAAAGGATCCTGATGCATGGGTTACATGTACCGCTGTTCAGTGATCACCTTAAAGTTTAACCCGGCAAAAGCATACGCACAACATATACAATTTAATAATCCTAACCTAGTACTGCATGCAACTATGTATATTAGGGAAAATGATTGTCGACGATGTCGGCCATCATGGCAAATACACGGATTGCTTTAAATAATAGTATATCTTCAGAGAATTGCACACATTTCTTCCAATTAAATTGCCGTGAAGGGAACTATTGTTTAAGTTTAGCAATCACATGCGGATCAAGAGAAGATGCAGACGAGCAAGCAAAGATGAGCTAGCGCGTATATATCCTTTCCCGCCATAGTTTCTGTGCGCGCCGCTTTCCCATGCGCCATCTACACGGCTACCAATTTCAAGTTTCCAGCCAACCGCCATCGCTAATCTACTCACGCCGAAAAAGTGT
Proteins encoded in this window:
- the LOC123163022 gene encoding putative xyloglucan glycosyltransferase 10; this translates as MAPWNNLWAGRAAIAGSNAYRDMPVIVKMENPNWSISEINGGSDNGEDFLARVGGQRRRVKNTKQITWVFRLKAHRAAGCLAWLTSAVVALGDAARRRVVAGRTDSDATDGECEDVAERAPTSRRSRFYTLIKACLMMSIFLLVVELAAYSNGKGNLVVFINSFNASWIRFRAAYVAPPLQLLADACVVLFLVQSVDRLFQSLGCFYILIKRIKPKPLSPALSDAEDPNVGYYPMVLVQIPMCNEKEVYQQSIAAVCNLDWPRSNFLVQVLDDSDDVATQALIKDEVEKWRHSGAHIVYRHRVLREGYKAGNLKSAMSCSYVKDYEYVAIFDADFQPYPDFLKRTVPHFKDNEDLGLVQARWSFVNKDENLLTRLQNINLCFHFEVEQQVNGVFINFFGFNGTAGVWRIKAVEDSGGWMERTTVEDMDIAVRAHLKGWKFVFLNDVECQCELPESYEAYRKQQHRWHSGPMQLFRLCLPDIIRCKIVFWKKANLIFLFFLLRKLILPFYSFTLFCIILPMTMFVPEAELPNWVVCYIPVLMSFLNIVPTPKSFPFIIPYLLFENTMSVTKFNAMISGLFQLGSTYEWVVTKKSGRSLEGDLISLAPKGLEQLKYRSVPAINLAIKEQSKAKKESKKYNRIYKKELAMSLLLLSAAARSLLSKQGIHFYFLLFQGISFLLVGLDLIGQDIK